A genomic stretch from Telmatocola sphagniphila includes:
- a CDS encoding Gfo/Idh/MocA family protein codes for MVFEHIDRRSFVGTTAAGLGYFLTANANSAARAASGPNGKVHLAGIGVGGKGRSDIEQAGKLSEVVALCDIDETGGHLGGASDKFPSAKKYNDFRKMLDEMGKDIDAVTVSTPDHTHALASLTAINMKKHVYCQKPLAHSVFEARQMRLLAKKHGVCTQMGNQGTAANVLRRGVELIQEGKLGKVTEVHVWTNRPIWPQAPWVTARLGKTPVPDTVHWDLFLGPASDREYAPGYHPFNWRGWWDFGTGALGDMACHTANLAFMGLKLTSPTSIVAEAGDVNPETCPSWAQIKFEFPAVGSRGPITFNWYEGKKNIDKDNKNSGNKVLPPADLLAKVLRPNEKLVDSGSIIVGDKGILYSPNDYGADFHIFPEAEFQGMNLRTPEKLTKNNGGDDGQKKEWIEAIKASKPELAFSNFDYAGLLTEAILLGNVAIRTGKPLQWDAEKLTCTNCPEAAQYIKLAARKGWEIDPLV; via the coding sequence ATGGTTTTTGAGCACATTGATCGACGGTCCTTCGTCGGCACCACGGCCGCCGGACTGGGCTACTTTTTAACGGCAAACGCTAACTCCGCTGCTCGCGCGGCCAGCGGACCTAATGGTAAAGTTCATTTGGCCGGTATCGGCGTTGGTGGCAAGGGCCGCAGCGATATCGAACAAGCTGGCAAACTCAGCGAAGTTGTCGCTCTGTGCGATATCGATGAAACCGGTGGTCACCTCGGCGGCGCTTCGGACAAGTTCCCCAGCGCCAAAAAATATAACGATTTCCGCAAAATGCTCGACGAAATGGGCAAGGATATCGATGCCGTGACGGTCAGTACTCCCGACCACACGCATGCTCTGGCCAGCCTCACGGCCATCAACATGAAGAAGCATGTTTACTGCCAGAAGCCATTGGCCCACAGCGTCTTCGAAGCTCGCCAGATGCGACTTCTAGCCAAAAAGCATGGTGTCTGCACCCAGATGGGCAACCAGGGAACGGCGGCCAATGTTCTGCGTCGCGGCGTCGAATTGATCCAGGAAGGTAAACTCGGTAAAGTCACCGAAGTTCACGTCTGGACCAACCGTCCTATCTGGCCGCAAGCTCCCTGGGTGACTGCTCGATTGGGCAAAACCCCCGTTCCTGATACGGTCCACTGGGATCTCTTCCTTGGGCCAGCATCCGATCGCGAATACGCTCCCGGCTATCACCCTTTCAACTGGCGTGGCTGGTGGGATTTCGGAACCGGTGCCCTGGGCGATATGGCCTGCCACACCGCCAACCTGGCGTTCATGGGCTTGAAGCTGACCTCGCCGACCAGCATCGTCGCTGAAGCGGGCGATGTGAACCCCGAAACTTGCCCCTCATGGGCGCAGATCAAGTTCGAGTTCCCCGCGGTTGGAAGTCGCGGACCGATCACCTTCAACTGGTACGAAGGCAAGAAGAATATCGACAAGGATAATAAGAACTCGGGCAACAAGGTTCTGCCTCCCGCCGATCTTCTGGCCAAAGTTCTCCGTCCGAATGAAAAGCTGGTGGATAGCGGCTCGATCATCGTCGGCGACAAGGGAATTCTCTATTCCCCGAACGACTACGGTGCCGATTTCCACATCTTCCCCGAAGCGGAGTTTCAGGGCATGAATCTCAGGACTCCTGAGAAGTTGACCAAGAACAACGGCGGCGACGATGGTCAGAAGAAAGAATGGATTGAAGCGATCAAGGCGAGCAAACCCGAATTGGCTTTCTCCAACTTCGACTATGCGGGCCTTCTGACCGAAGCCATTCTGCTGGGCAACGTGGCGATTCGTACCGGCAAGCCGCTGCAGTGGGATGCGGAAAAGCTGACCTGCACCAATTGCCCCGAAGCCGCCCAGTACATCAAGCTCGCCGCCCGCAAGGGATGGGAGATCGATCCGTTAGTCTAA
- a CDS encoding OmpH family outer membrane protein — translation MNQRELYRAPKEHGKILEIPSGAQYPSLIASNLQRLETSPLEIDHTPLADFRKKARQEALVAAKNYHQALGEPLPAIEFDQLLVAGHQPELFHAGVWIKNFALNKIARENQLVPLNLIVDTDLVKSTVLAVPEAIAGGYKSVAVPFDEARSGRIYEGSHICKPELFRQVPHEVDKILGPKADRLLNRYWARETTDLTTALTAPRRQAERDWGCHNWELPISQLSQTPSFLKFVRYLLNDLENFRSIYNQVVLDYRRKYKLRSENHPVPLLGQKGAALETPFWCIDPKANNRQSYFHSPESSVDPKYLRSKALITTLYARVFLGAGFIHGIGGGKYDEVTDALIERWLGIEAPGYGVVSATVHLPLDWQKIEGDRIQNIGRQIRDLTWNPQRHLAEDGRTQKKQELIAAEPTGKAERRKWFRELQEITGELRQPLLGEIEKKESERSKVEHQLAIQKVALSREYSWVLFPESVLKPIMQNV, via the coding sequence GTGAACCAGCGGGAACTCTATCGCGCCCCTAAAGAACATGGAAAGATTCTCGAAATTCCGTCTGGTGCCCAGTACCCTTCTTTGATCGCGTCGAATCTCCAGCGGCTTGAAACTTCCCCGTTGGAGATCGACCATACTCCCCTGGCGGATTTTCGAAAAAAGGCTCGTCAGGAAGCTCTGGTAGCCGCGAAAAATTATCATCAAGCGCTCGGCGAACCGTTGCCCGCAATCGAATTCGATCAACTCCTGGTGGCGGGTCATCAGCCCGAATTGTTTCATGCCGGGGTTTGGATCAAAAACTTCGCCTTGAACAAAATCGCCCGGGAAAATCAGCTGGTTCCCCTGAATCTCATTGTTGATACCGATCTGGTGAAATCGACGGTGCTGGCCGTGCCCGAAGCCATCGCAGGGGGCTACAAATCGGTGGCGGTGCCGTTCGATGAAGCTCGCTCTGGCCGCATCTACGAGGGAAGTCATATCTGCAAACCGGAACTGTTCCGGCAAGTGCCGCACGAAGTCGACAAGATTCTGGGACCGAAAGCCGACCGACTTCTGAATCGCTATTGGGCTCGAGAAACGACCGACTTAACTACTGCCTTGACGGCACCGCGTCGGCAGGCCGAACGGGATTGGGGCTGCCATAACTGGGAACTGCCGATCAGCCAGTTGTCGCAGACGCCGAGCTTTCTGAAGTTCGTTCGTTACCTGCTGAACGATCTGGAGAATTTTCGCTCGATTTACAATCAGGTAGTTTTGGACTATCGGAGGAAGTATAAGCTTCGCAGCGAGAATCACCCTGTACCGCTTTTGGGACAAAAGGGCGCAGCTCTCGAAACTCCCTTCTGGTGCATCGACCCAAAAGCCAATAATCGACAGAGTTATTTTCACTCGCCGGAAAGTTCCGTCGATCCCAAGTATCTTCGCTCCAAGGCGTTGATTACAACGCTTTACGCCCGAGTTTTCCTCGGGGCGGGTTTCATTCATGGCATCGGCGGCGGCAAATACGACGAAGTAACCGACGCTCTCATTGAACGCTGGCTGGGAATAGAAGCTCCCGGTTATGGCGTGGTGAGTGCGACCGTTCACCTGCCGCTCGACTGGCAGAAAATTGAAGGGGACCGGATCCAAAACATCGGCCGACAAATCCGGGACCTGACTTGGAACCCCCAACGACACTTGGCGGAGGATGGCCGGACGCAAAAGAAGCAGGAGTTAATTGCCGCCGAGCCTACCGGAAAGGCGGAGCGTCGCAAGTGGTTCCGAGAGTTGCAAGAGATTACGGGCGAGTTGCGGCAACCGTTACTGGGAGAGATTGAGAAGAAAGAATCCGAGCGAAGCAAGGTGGAACATCAACTGGCCATTCAGAAAGTGGCTTTGAGCCGGGAATACAGTTGGGTGTTATTCCCGGAATCTGTTTTGAAACCGATTATGCAAAACGTTTGA
- a CDS encoding SirB1 family protein, with protein sequence MNLEPLLHLLADEPETPVDVTEINLLLSTDEYPNLDVHPLVERLDTYAATLRPRLRGVHSLETKVLELCQFLFGELGFTGNQEDYYDPRNSYMNEVMHRKLGIPITLSALAISVGQRAGMNILGVALPGHFIARAQYEDEIIFFDPFNDGRILDITECEQLIERITGKPFTVTQDTFQTALPGEIVVRMLNNLKGIYLEKGDFLRCGRVIERLKILLPADPHQKRDLGLCQVQLLRYGAAIDNLKQYLELVPGASDAQAISKILNQATSMVAKWN encoded by the coding sequence ATGAATCTTGAACCCCTTCTGCATTTGCTCGCCGATGAGCCGGAAACTCCCGTCGATGTGACGGAGATCAATCTACTTCTATCGACCGACGAATATCCCAATCTGGATGTGCACCCGCTGGTGGAACGTCTGGACACCTACGCGGCGACGCTCCGGCCCCGATTGCGCGGCGTGCACTCCCTCGAAACCAAAGTCCTGGAACTCTGCCAGTTTCTCTTCGGGGAACTCGGTTTCACCGGCAACCAGGAAGACTATTACGACCCTCGCAACAGCTACATGAACGAAGTGATGCATCGGAAGCTAGGCATTCCGATCACTCTCTCAGCGCTGGCCATCAGCGTCGGACAGCGGGCCGGGATGAACATTCTCGGGGTGGCGTTGCCCGGACATTTCATTGCCCGAGCTCAATACGAGGACGAAATTATATTTTTCGATCCGTTCAACGACGGCCGGATACTCGACATTACCGAGTGCGAACAGTTGATCGAGCGGATTACCGGTAAGCCCTTCACGGTGACTCAGGACACTTTCCAAACCGCCTTACCCGGCGAAATCGTGGTCCGAATGCTGAACAACCTGAAGGGAATCTATCTCGAAAAGGGAGATTTCCTCCGCTGCGGCCGAGTCATCGAACGGCTGAAGATTCTCCTACCGGCCGATCCGCATCAGAAGCGAGATCTCGGGCTGTGTCAGGTGCAACTGCTTCGTTACGGGGCGGCCATCGATAATTTGAAGCAATATCTGGAATTGGTACCCGGGGCCAGCGACGCCCAGGCGATCAGCAAAATACTGAACCAGGCGACCTCCATGGTCGCCAAGTGGAACTGA
- a CDS encoding BON domain-containing protein — MKNCWPLLALLFCAGCNRNDVEIVIKIGSIVSERTNAVLEKTPRLNNPLQAKLSKKERVKIRLESEKALANCNFEVFETERGVRIKGEVPDEACKSTALDLSRGTVGVEEVEDELTVVSKSSDSK, encoded by the coding sequence ATGAAGAATTGTTGGCCATTACTCGCACTCCTCTTTTGTGCCGGCTGCAATCGCAACGATGTGGAAATCGTGATCAAAATCGGTTCTATCGTCTCCGAACGGACCAACGCCGTTCTCGAAAAAACTCCTCGTTTGAATAATCCCCTTCAAGCAAAACTTAGCAAAAAAGAGCGGGTAAAAATCCGCTTAGAATCGGAAAAGGCTCTGGCCAATTGCAATTTCGAAGTCTTCGAGACCGAACGAGGTGTGCGAATTAAGGGCGAGGTTCCGGACGAAGCCTGCAAGTCGACTGCTCTCGATCTGTCCCGGGGCACGGTGGGTGTGGAAGAGGTGGAAGACGAATTGACGGTAGTGAGCAAATCTTCGGATTCGAAGTGA
- a CDS encoding WD40 repeat domain-containing protein, with translation MFISLIVIVNTLFIPPVPQGENGKNSPSIPRLRDAQGDLLPEGAIARLGSNRWRLANSSQSLLFTHNGQYLMSSGTALEQFDAKTGKNLTLSQIGFPGMGFSGNHVAASLDDRYVFTALDGPGYLLQFDMRTRKARNLLSQDNSQPRNSFMELSGNGKIGLKMELLNAPNGAGGRIEVSKITVGPPLKIQKLEQRLLWNGNVLRSLSYSGRFAAMVETRDQGFETFTNDFVFWDLETNRRLRYAVHNCHSEPLHFFFTPDEESLVVRYPEGFQVIANPHRDPAGRGRVIVRKQLDTRLDANNGTNLVPIAMIDNKQICFVDLSGALCLSEFPSFKPIWKQWNTNGSGNVSCMTFTPDRKKIAFATELGRVIRFLDRATGRELIDPGHTETISSLKFHPTLPLLVSAASQNLRIWSWRPKSHFAEERESGSNPYTFRTHSNLNLHPRQSQQPYGGINAFNFIDGGNRLAAITTENQIIDYDLRSGRRLNTRQFPAENTGAIVLSADGQAAVLQDFVNRKISVLRGDSAKLLDVEMSRVNFRDFSFSNDGKIIACLLQPNTLLYFDAETGKRIPAEKRPGAAFSKECRFLNNLNNTLFNNEIAARLIDLQSSRTWNPVVPSLQCAAFTRDGRYCLSIDAGEQKIQMTEIVTGKIVRSWLYSRPGENTSVNDCEFSGDSRFFATALESGVILLWDIDPQSPRYRTPAPANFDQMYQAMKGKDATRWYAALGFALNQPAETLQYFKTHFKPHPGPDAVRVAQWHNQLKDRKYRLRQEAYAELVKLTPILPGWLEKKLQESRDLDEREWLKQMQEQPIFPRQANDEILAVRLVECVEKIGTPEAWEYLRELAKGADWSGLMARLALERQN, from the coding sequence ATGTTTATCAGCCTAATTGTAATAGTAAACACCCTCTTTATTCCACCTGTCCCGCAAGGGGAGAATGGGAAGAATTCGCCCTCGATCCCGCGGTTGCGCGATGCCCAGGGGGATCTCCTGCCCGAGGGGGCCATCGCCCGGCTCGGTTCGAATCGCTGGCGTCTGGCCAATTCCTCCCAGTCTTTACTTTTCACCCACAACGGTCAATATCTCATGTCCTCGGGCACGGCACTCGAACAGTTCGATGCAAAAACCGGCAAGAATTTAACTCTATCCCAGATCGGCTTTCCAGGGATGGGCTTCTCGGGAAATCATGTCGCAGCTTCCCTGGATGACCGCTATGTGTTCACGGCGCTCGACGGACCCGGCTACCTCTTGCAGTTCGATATGCGCACCCGCAAAGCCCGGAATTTGCTGTCCCAGGACAACAGCCAACCCCGAAATTCCTTCATGGAGCTGAGTGGTAACGGGAAAATAGGTTTGAAAATGGAGCTTCTCAATGCGCCCAATGGAGCGGGCGGGCGCATTGAAGTCTCCAAAATTACTGTAGGCCCCCCTCTTAAGATTCAAAAGCTCGAGCAGCGACTTTTGTGGAACGGGAACGTCTTGCGCAGCCTGTCGTACTCCGGTCGATTCGCCGCGATGGTCGAAACGCGCGATCAGGGCTTTGAAACTTTCACGAATGATTTTGTTTTCTGGGATCTGGAGACTAACAGGCGGCTTCGCTATGCCGTCCACAATTGCCATTCGGAGCCGCTGCACTTTTTCTTCACGCCCGATGAAGAAAGTCTGGTCGTCCGCTATCCCGAGGGCTTTCAGGTGATTGCGAATCCGCACCGCGATCCGGCAGGTCGGGGTCGGGTGATCGTCCGCAAACAACTTGACACCCGGTTGGACGCGAATAATGGAACGAATCTTGTGCCCATCGCGATGATCGACAACAAGCAGATTTGCTTCGTCGATCTCTCCGGGGCCTTGTGCCTTTCGGAGTTCCCGTCCTTCAAGCCGATCTGGAAACAGTGGAATACCAACGGTTCGGGCAACGTCAGCTGCATGACCTTCACGCCGGATCGTAAAAAAATTGCCTTTGCAACCGAGTTGGGGCGCGTGATCCGCTTTCTGGATAGGGCCACGGGCAGGGAGCTGATCGATCCGGGGCATACCGAAACGATTTCCTCGCTCAAGTTTCATCCCACGCTTCCGCTTCTGGTCTCCGCCGCTAGCCAGAATTTGCGAATCTGGAGCTGGCGGCCCAAATCCCATTTCGCGGAAGAACGGGAAAGCGGCAGCAACCCTTATACGTTTCGCACTCACAGCAACCTGAATCTTCACCCCAGACAATCGCAGCAACCTTATGGCGGGATCAATGCTTTCAATTTTATCGATGGAGGCAATCGACTCGCCGCCATCACGACCGAGAACCAGATAATCGACTACGATCTGCGCAGCGGTCGGCGATTGAATACCCGTCAGTTCCCAGCGGAGAATACCGGGGCCATCGTCCTCTCGGCCGATGGACAGGCCGCCGTGCTTCAGGACTTTGTGAATCGCAAGATTTCAGTCTTGCGGGGCGACTCCGCGAAGCTTCTGGATGTGGAAATGAGCCGGGTCAACTTCCGCGATTTTTCATTCAGCAATGATGGAAAAATCATCGCCTGTCTGCTTCAGCCGAATACCCTCTTGTACTTCGATGCCGAAACGGGGAAGAGAATCCCCGCCGAAAAACGCCCCGGGGCAGCCTTCAGCAAGGAATGCCGATTTCTGAACAATCTCAATAACACCCTGTTCAATAACGAGATCGCCGCCCGGTTGATCGATCTGCAGAGCAGTCGAACCTGGAATCCGGTGGTTCCCAGCCTTCAATGCGCGGCCTTCACCCGGGACGGCCGCTATTGCTTGAGCATCGATGCAGGCGAACAGAAAATCCAGATGACCGAGATCGTGACGGGCAAAATCGTGCGCTCCTGGTTGTATAGCCGACCGGGAGAGAACACTTCGGTGAACGATTGTGAGTTTTCCGGCGATTCCCGTTTCTTTGCCACGGCTCTGGAAAGCGGTGTGATTCTACTTTGGGATATCGATCCGCAGTCTCCCCGTTATCGGACTCCTGCGCCCGCCAATTTCGATCAGATGTATCAAGCCATGAAAGGAAAGGACGCCACTCGCTGGTACGCCGCGTTGGGCTTCGCCTTAAATCAACCCGCGGAGACCCTCCAGTACTTCAAAACCCACTTCAAGCCGCACCCCGGACCGGATGCCGTTCGGGTGGCGCAGTGGCACAATCAATTGAAGGATCGCAAGTATAGACTCCGGCAGGAAGCTTATGCCGAGCTCGTCAAACTCACTCCGATCTTGCCGGGATGGCTGGAAAAGAAGTTGCAGGAATCCCGGGATCTGGACGAAAGGGAATGGCTCAAGCAGATGCAGGAGCAGCCGATTTTTCCACGTCAGGCGAACGATGAGATATTGGCAGTGCGACTGGTGGAATGCGTTGAGAAAATCGGTACCCCCGAAGCCTGGGAGTACCTGCGAGAGCTAGCGAAGGGGGCGGACTGGTCCGGGCTCATGGCACGACTGGCGTTGGAACGCCAGAATTGA
- a CDS encoding glycosyltransferase family 2 protein yields MRYLTAIPIYNEEKTLRNVLREVRRYASEILVINDGSTDSTGELLRSESDLHVVTHARNLGYGAALVSAFGYAIAHRYDVLVTMDCDGQHEPSRIPVLLEAIDQCDIVSGSRYLRDFRQDTLAPSDRRYINETITEELNQKFQLNLTDSFCGFKAYRRDALEMLRITERGWGMPLQLWVQAARQKLRIKEIAVPRLYLDPNRAFGGVLNDSQARLQYYRDIIARAERDCLPPNLCTDFLELMSMENCL; encoded by the coding sequence GTGCGATACCTGACCGCCATACCGATTTACAATGAAGAAAAGACTCTCCGGAACGTGCTGCGCGAGGTTCGCCGCTATGCTTCCGAGATTCTGGTTATCAACGACGGTTCGACCGATTCGACAGGTGAACTGCTCCGTTCCGAATCCGATCTGCATGTCGTCACTCATGCCCGGAATCTCGGGTACGGGGCGGCCTTGGTCAGCGCCTTCGGGTATGCCATTGCGCACCGTTACGATGTGCTGGTCACCATGGATTGCGACGGCCAGCACGAACCCTCCCGCATTCCGGTTCTACTGGAAGCGATAGACCAGTGCGATATCGTTTCCGGCAGCCGTTATCTTCGCGATTTCCGCCAGGATACGCTGGCCCCGAGCGATCGCCGGTATATCAATGAGACGATTACGGAAGAGTTGAATCAGAAATTCCAATTGAACCTCACCGATTCCTTCTGCGGTTTCAAGGCTTACCGTCGGGATGCCCTGGAAATGCTGCGGATTACCGAGCGCGGTTGGGGCATGCCGTTGCAACTGTGGGTGCAAGCGGCCCGTCAGAAACTGCGAATTAAAGAAATTGCCGTGCCCCGACTTTATCTCGACCCGAATCGGGCCTTCGGTGGTGTTCTGAACGATAGCCAGGCGCGCCTGCAATACTATCGGGATATAATTGCCCGAGCGGAACGGGATTGCCTGCCACCCAATCTCTGCACCGACTTCCTGGAATTGATGTCTATGGAAAACTGTCTGTGA
- the abc-f gene encoding ribosomal protection-like ABC-F family protein, whose translation MLLMSVNNLSRAYDRGQLFDEVSFEVFHGDRIGLVGPNGAGKTTLMRILSGQDSPDSGDVRFHAGAEAVILDQVAEFAPGRTLFAEAQSAFAKLLKAQEELVRVAEKMSGVNDPQEQKVLEARYERLNEQLHHNDAYALDHKVETVLGGLGFNTVDYNRDVRTFSGGQQRRLLLAKLLLASPDIMLLDEPSNHLDIDTTRWLEDYLSQQQQAMIVVSHDRYFLNKVVNKIFELHNRKITSYPGNFQQYMRLREETYERQLKEFEAQKEYIEKEEEYIRRIHYGQMARTAQSRMKKLDKIERFEAPTKITAPDMRFGPVVRAGDIIFQVENVGKAFGEKRLFTDLSFDLQRGKRLGIMGPNGCGKTTLLKILLGEEKPTEGRVKKGALTELGYLDQHLKLLDENKSIMQAAWPEGDPSMTEQKMRDLLGRFGLSGRIIEQPVRECSGGEKSRTAMARLVVLGANVLILDEPTNHLDIWACEALEEAVLAFEGTVIVVSHDRYFLNRVSDILLVMEPGRVEVVYGNYDTYELLRANREAAAKEEAERKVAREAAKNKPAAVNNANPAKPTKKKRKFPYRKVEELEAEILELEIRSAEIETALNSADLYRDANRMKETLQDAEDTKVQLQRLYEHLEEAMELN comes from the coding sequence ATGCTTTTGATGAGTGTGAACAATCTGAGCCGGGCTTACGACCGCGGCCAATTGTTCGATGAAGTCAGTTTCGAGGTCTTCCATGGAGACCGCATTGGACTGGTCGGCCCCAACGGCGCCGGCAAGACGACTCTGATGCGGATTCTCTCCGGTCAGGATTCTCCGGATTCCGGCGATGTGCGCTTCCACGCCGGGGCCGAGGCAGTCATCCTCGATCAGGTCGCGGAGTTTGCTCCGGGCCGCACGCTCTTTGCCGAAGCCCAGTCGGCTTTTGCCAAATTGCTGAAAGCTCAGGAAGAACTGGTGCGCGTCGCTGAGAAGATGTCCGGCGTCAACGATCCCCAGGAACAGAAAGTCCTCGAAGCCCGCTACGAACGGCTCAACGAACAACTGCACCACAACGACGCCTACGCCCTCGACCACAAAGTCGAAACCGTGCTCGGCGGTCTGGGCTTCAACACCGTCGATTACAACCGCGATGTTCGAACTTTTTCCGGCGGCCAGCAAAGACGCCTGCTCCTGGCGAAGCTTTTGCTCGCCAGCCCCGATATCATGCTGCTCGACGAACCGAGCAACCACCTCGACATCGACACCACCCGCTGGTTGGAAGATTACCTTTCCCAGCAGCAACAAGCGATGATCGTTGTCAGCCACGACCGCTATTTCCTCAACAAGGTCGTCAACAAGATCTTCGAACTGCACAATCGCAAGATCACCAGCTATCCCGGCAACTTCCAGCAGTACATGCGTCTCCGCGAAGAAACCTACGAGCGTCAGCTCAAGGAGTTCGAAGCTCAGAAGGAGTACATCGAAAAAGAAGAGGAGTACATTCGCCGCATTCACTATGGGCAGATGGCCCGCACCGCTCAGTCGCGAATGAAGAAGCTCGACAAGATCGAACGCTTTGAGGCTCCCACCAAAATCACCGCACCCGATATGCGCTTCGGACCGGTCGTGCGCGCTGGCGACATCATCTTCCAGGTCGAAAATGTCGGCAAAGCCTTTGGCGAGAAGCGACTCTTTACTGATCTCAGCTTCGATCTGCAGCGCGGCAAACGGCTCGGCATCATGGGGCCCAACGGCTGCGGCAAAACCACACTTCTGAAAATCCTCCTCGGCGAAGAAAAACCGACCGAAGGACGGGTCAAAAAAGGAGCCCTCACCGAGTTAGGCTATCTCGATCAGCACCTGAAGCTCCTCGACGAAAACAAATCGATCATGCAGGCGGCCTGGCCCGAAGGCGACCCCAGTATGACCGAGCAAAAGATGCGCGATCTGCTCGGCCGCTTCGGCTTGTCCGGAAGGATCATCGAACAACCGGTTCGCGAATGCAGTGGCGGTGAAAAAAGTCGTACCGCGATGGCCCGGCTCGTCGTACTCGGTGCGAACGTGCTGATTCTGGACGAACCGACCAACCACCTCGATATCTGGGCCTGCGAAGCGCTCGAAGAGGCCGTGTTAGCTTTTGAAGGCACGGTAATCGTGGTCAGCCACGATCGCTACTTCCTCAATCGCGTCTCCGATATTCTGCTGGTCATGGAGCCGGGCCGCGTCGAAGTCGTCTATGGCAACTACGACACCTACGAACTACTCCGGGCCAACCGCGAAGCGGCCGCCAAGGAGGAAGCCGAGCGGAAAGTCGCCCGGGAAGCGGCCAAGAATAAGCCGGCCGCCGTCAATAACGCTAACCCTGCCAAACCGACCAAGAAAAAGCGAAAGTTCCCCTATCGCAAAGTGGAAGAGCTGGAAGCGGAGATTCTGGAACTGGAAATCCGCTCGGCCGAGATCGAGACGGCTTTGAATTCCGCCGATCTTTACCGCGACGCCAACCGCATGAAGGAGACTTTGCAGGACGCGGAAGACACTAAGGTCCAATTGCAAAGACTTTATGAACATCTCGAAGAAGCCATGGAATTGAATTAG